A region from the Panicum hallii strain FIL2 chromosome 1, PHallii_v3.1, whole genome shotgun sequence genome encodes:
- the LOC112893937 gene encoding probable protein phosphatase 2C 27, producing MCVEGVEDAGRLDQDIDKHAGFAMERVCENTVSVDFRQNFVPFIRSGEWSDIGGRDYMEDAHVCISDLAKNFGYNAADDEVISFYGVFDGHGGKDAAHYVRDNLPRIIVEDADFPLELEKVVRRSFVQTDSKFAETFSHHKGLSSGTTALTAMIFGRSLLVANAGDCRAVLSRRGTAIEMSKDHRPCCINERKRVESLGGYVDDGYLNGQLAVTRALGDWHLDGMKEMGEPGGPLSAEPELKMITLTKDDEFLIIGSDGIWDFFSNQNAVDFARRKLQDHNDLRLCCREIVDEAIRRGASDNLTAVMVSFHQEAPPQTRVNRTGRVARSISAEGLHNLRVLLEGQ from the exons ATGGAGAGAGTTTGTGAGAACACAGTGTCTGTTGATTTCAGGCAGAACTTTGTCCCGTTCATCCGGTCAGGGGAGTGGTCTGATATCGGTGGTCGTGATTACATGGAAGATGCCCATGTGTGCATCTCTGACCTGGCAAAGAATTTTGGCTATAATGCAGCGGATGATGAAGTAATTTCCTTCTATGGG GTCTTTGATGGACATGGTGGCAAAGATGCAGCCCATTATGTCCGTGATAACTTGCCACGGATCATTGTGGAAGATGCTGATTTTCCTCTTGAGCTTGAAAAGGTAGTCAGGAGGTCATTTGTGCAAACTGATAGTAAGTTTGCAGAGACATTTTCTCATCACAAGGGACTTTCTTCTGGAACTACAGCACTTACAGCAATGATTTTTGGAAG GTCGCTTCTGGTGGCTAATGCTGGTGACTGCCGAGCGGTCCTTTCCCGGCGTGGCACTGCCATTGAAATGTCCAAGGACCACAGGCCATGCTGCATCAATGAAAGAAAGCGTGTAGAATCACTTGGTGGCTATGTTGATGATGGTTATTTGAATGGTCAGCTGGCAGTCACTAGAGCACTAGGTGACTGGCATCTCGACGGCATGAAAGAGATGGGTGAACCTGGAGGACCCTTGAGCGCTGAGCCAGAGCTGAAAATGATCACATTGACGAAGGACGATGAGTTCTTGATAATAGGCAGTGATGGCATCTGGGACTTCTTCTCAAACCAAAATGCTGTGGATTTCGCACGACGGAAGCTCCAAGACCACAATGACTTGAGGCTGTGCTGCAGGGAGATCGTCGATGAGGCAATAAGGCGGGGAGCCAGCGACAATCTTACAGCAGTGATGGTTTCGTTCCACCAGGAGGCCCCTCCCCAGACCAGAGTGAACAGGACCGGCAGGGTTGCACGTAGCATTTCAGCTGAAGGGCTTCACAACCTCAGAGTGCTCCTGGAAGGCCAGTGA
- the LOC112878922 gene encoding uncharacterized protein LOC112878922, with amino-acid sequence MKTSVPLAAAAFLLLLLTTMEAEAIRLDAEIRAAVNQQQQVAYKPGENLAQKDAPVKSSVGESETKRSIAGQEQVRATAHKLPEFHEDYYGASVHEPRHH; translated from the exons ATGAAGACTTCCGTGCCATTGGCTGCCGCCGCCTTCTTGCTTCTGTTGCTGACGACCATGGAGGCTGAAGCCATCAGGTTGGATGCAGAGATCCGTGCCGCGGTCAACCAGCAGCAGCAAGTTGCCTAT AAACCAGGCGAGAACTTGGCGCAAAAGGACGCTCCCGTTAAAAGCTCAGTAGGCGAGAGCGAGACGAAGAGAAGCATCGCTGGACAGGAGCAGGTCAGGGCAACGGCGCACAAGCTACCTGAGTTCCACGAAGACTACTACGGCGCCAGTGTCCATGAACCTAGGCACCACTGA